GAATTTACTTCGGTCAGCCAAAAGGTAGACATGAGGAGAATGGTGATATCGTAGCCATTGATACCATGGTCTACAAGAAAAGTGAGATCGAGCGCATTTGCCGCATCGCCTTCACAGCAGCTATGGCCCGTGACAAGCGCCTAGTCTCCGTGGATAAAGCGAACGTGCTGCAGAATTCCATTCTCTGGCGCGAGACATGCATCGAGGTCAGCAAAGACTTCCCAGAAGTCGAACTCTCCCACCTCTATGTCGACAATGCGGCCATGCAGCTGATCAAGCAACCTGCTTCATTTGACGTGCTGGTTACTGGCAACCTTTTTGGAGACATCCTCTCGGATGAGATGGCGATGATTTCCGGTTCTCTAGGCATGCTTCCAAGCGCTAGCTTGGGCGAGCAAAATGACAACGGCCTCTACTTTGGCATGTACGAGCCATCAGGCGGTTCAGCTCCCGATATAGCTGGACAGGGCATCGCCAACCCTATCGCCCAGATTCTCTCCCTGTCCATGCTCCTCAGATATTCACTGGGCGAGAATGAGGCAGCTGATGCAATCGAGGCGGCAGTCAATGCCGCCATCGACAGTGGTCTCCGTACTGGTGACTTATACACAGGTGCTGACGGTGAAACGAAGGTCTCCACCGATGAGATGGGCGACGCTATCGTGACTGCCCTGCAGGTCTAATTCCCAGAGCCAATATCGATCTAAACAAAAAAGGAGGGCTATTACTGAGCCCTCCTTTTTTATGGGTGATCTTACTCGTTCAATTTTGCCTTAAGCTCCTTAATTTCAGCCATCAACTTAGGGATCTTGGAGACATAAGCCTGCCTCTTGTGCTCTTCTGCCACAGGCCTTGCCGGCAGTCCGTGATACATGGCACCGCCCTCAAGCGATTTGGTGACACCCCCACGGGATAGAATGACGGCTTGGTCGCCGATGGTTAAGTGACCAGCTACGCCTGCCTGAGCTGCGATGGTGACATAATTTCCTAATTCACTACTACCAGCTATGCCTGTTTGGGCAACAACGAGGCAATGCTTGCCTGTCTTCACGTTGTGGGCAATCTGCACCAAATTATCAATCTTGGACCCTTCGCCAATAACTGTCTTACCAAAGCGGGCGCGGTCAATGGTGGTGTTCGCACCGATTTCGACATCATCCTCGATCACTACAATACCAAGCTGGTCCACTTTCTCATGCTTTCCATTTACCAGCTCATACCCATATCCATCGGAGCCGATAACGCAGCCGGGCTGCAGTGAGACTCGATTTCCCAATTCACAAAACTCGCGGACTGTGGCATTAGCCCCAATCAAACAATCCTGACCGATTTTCACGCCTTCGGAAACTACGGCACCAGCGCAGACTTGAGTGCCATCACCAATCTCGCAACCGTCTTCAATAACCGCACCAGCCATAATGGAGACTTTGTCCGGATTAAATATCACATCATCGCCCACAATCGCCCTAGGATGAACTCCTGGTTTAAAGACCCGCTGCCTGCTGGCAAACTTCTTAACCAGCTCTCCAAAAGCATAAGATGGGTTTTCAACCTCAATTAAAACCGGGCCTGTTGGTTTGTCAGGGAGACCAGCAGGAACGAGAACTAAGCCGGCCTTGGTTGTTAAAAAATCCTGATAGTATTTCTGATTACCAAGAAAAGAAGCGTCCTTGGCTTCGGCTTCGGCAAGTGAATTAACACTCGCAAACTCTCCTTCAGCGGCTTCTGAGATGATCTTGCCGCCTGTGATTTCTATTATTTCCTGAACACTGAGCTTCACGAACAAGACCATCCTACAGAAACACACTCCTTGTCAGTTCCGTTTTCTAATATTTTTAAAGCCGCGCATTTTAATACTACTCATATTAAACATGAGTTTCAGTTTTCGCGAAGTTTTGGCTTGGCGAGTTACCATTTCGCATGAATATAGCTCTGTATTATTTAATACACACCTATTACCCGATCAAACAGGGGGCTAGCTCAACCTATGGGCTAGTCCCCTGTTATTTTTTAACTAATCAGAAGATTCGGGCTTCAATAATTGTAATGCGCTTGCATATTCCCCGCATGTCAGCGGTGAACTACAAAACAGGTAACGAAAAACTCATCAAAGTCCTTGATGGGGCCTCACAGCACCTGAACGCATTACTCAAGAAGCAAGGTCGTCCAGATGGAGCTCTGAGAATTGCTGTTGTTGGCGGTGGTTGCTCCGGCTTGCAGTATAAGATGGATCTCACGGATGGTCCTCGTGACCGCGACATTCTCGTAAGAAGCAACGAGGTCAATGTGGTCATCGACCCAAAGAGCGCGCTGTTCGTGGCAGGTAGTGAGCTCGATTACTCAGATGATCTGCAGCAAGGCGGCTTCAAGGTGTCCAACCCGAACGCTCAGGTCACCTGCTCTTGCGGAGAGAGTTTTGCAGCCTAGCGCGAAGAGCGCTTGGCCTTCTCGTCAGCAATATATTGTCGATCTTCGACGGACAGCTTTCTCTCGTGAGTTCTCGATAAATTGCCGTCTGGATCTACCAGTAGCAGCTGCCCGTTGTGGTATCTCTTTAGCTTGGCAAAAACACTGCGGCCACGGTTGTCGTGCCAAATACGGTAACCGCGCTTTTCCATCGACTCCTTCCACTTGCCGTAATCTTGCATAGCTACACGATAAGCCTGCCTCAGACGTCCAAAGTAAAACTCGGCATTCCCTCCCTTGTAACCAGCATAATTACCAAAAACAGAATCTCGTGGAGAGAGTACCACTACTACAGGCGCGCCAAGAACGTTGTAACGCTCTTTGAGTTTCTTGACATATTCTTTCTTCCTGAGCCGCACTGCCGTGTCCCCTTCCACAACATTCGAATCCACCTGTAATCTGACTACTTTGTCTTCAGCCCAGTCCTTGAAAACCTTGGTTGAGAACACTTCTCTGTCCAATAATTTACAGGTTGGACTATGCTTGGAATTGGTAAACCATATCAGTACTGGAGAACCTGAGCGTCGAGCTACTTTCATGGCTTCAGAGTGACTTTCATACCAGTCATTACTAACGGGGTTTTCCCAAGTCTCAACTAGTGCCTCTGGGGCAGCATCTGGATCCTCATCAGACAAATAATAAATGCTATCCTCATCAGGCAGCTGGTCAGCGGTGACACGTGG
Above is a genomic segment from Rubritalea squalenifaciens DSM 18772 containing:
- a CDS encoding HesB/IscA family protein produces the protein MSAVNYKTGNEKLIKVLDGASQHLNALLKKQGRPDGALRIAVVGGGCSGLQYKMDLTDGPRDRDILVRSNEVNVVIDPKSALFVAGSELDYSDDLQQGGFKVSNPNAQVTCSCGESFAA
- the lpxD gene encoding UDP-3-O-(3-hydroxymyristoyl)glucosamine N-acyltransferase, whose product is MVLFVKLSVQEIIEITGGKIISEAAEGEFASVNSLAEAEAKDASFLGNQKYYQDFLTTKAGLVLVPAGLPDKPTGPVLIEVENPSYAFGELVKKFASRQRVFKPGVHPRAIVGDDVIFNPDKVSIMAGAVIEDGCEIGDGTQVCAGAVVSEGVKIGQDCLIGANATVREFCELGNRVSLQPGCVIGSDGYGYELVNGKHEKVDQLGIVVIEDDVEIGANTTIDRARFGKTVIGEGSKIDNLVQIAHNVKTGKHCLVVAQTGIAGSSELGNYVTIAAQAGVAGHLTIGDQAVILSRGGVTKSLEGGAMYHGLPARPVAEEHKRQAYVSKIPKLMAEIKELKAKLNE
- a CDS encoding thioredoxin family protein, with amino-acid sequence MRSKKESHDVNEANSGGFLGDLNKVTPRVTADQLPDEDSIYYLSDEDPDAAPEALVETWENPVSNDWYESHSEAMKVARRSGSPVLIWFTNSKHSPTCKLLDREVFSTKVFKDWAEDKVVRLQVDSNVVEGDTAVRLRKKEYVKKLKERYNVLGAPVVVVLSPRDSVFGNYAGYKGGNAEFYFGRLRQAYRVAMQDYGKWKESMEKRGYRIWHDNRGRSVFAKLKRYHNGQLLLVDPDGNLSRTHERKLSVEDRQYIADEKAKRSSR
- the leuB gene encoding 3-isopropylmalate dehydrogenase, with product MSRNHSIAILAGDGIGPEVMKQAVKVLDVACARFGFTVEREHCLVGGAAIDAVGCPLPQDTVQVCEKADAILFGSVGGPKWENLPPDEQPERGALLPIRKHFGLFANLRPGVCLPALKHASPVKNELIPNGFDVLCVRELTGGIYFGQPKGRHEENGDIVAIDTMVYKKSEIERICRIAFTAAMARDKRLVSVDKANVLQNSILWRETCIEVSKDFPEVELSHLYVDNAAMQLIKQPASFDVLVTGNLFGDILSDEMAMISGSLGMLPSASLGEQNDNGLYFGMYEPSGGSAPDIAGQGIANPIAQILSLSMLLRYSLGENEAADAIEAAVNAAIDSGLRTGDLYTGADGETKVSTDEMGDAIVTALQV